A section of the Suncus etruscus isolate mSunEtr1 chromosome X, mSunEtr1.pri.cur, whole genome shotgun sequence genome encodes:
- the LOC125999393 gene encoding protein FAM13C-like: protein MTTTPTSPKLQLQEEMMETVSSSILGNTESLETGSILKPEAEEILKGESQETEYVLSSHIECEKSAEMPAPEEPHCYIFGSQEARIDENAAQSAATWRWDVFESQKNLNEEAPWGYGVKDPAPVASWGAVAERAEGDDAASAAKDKQEDAHSLLTDLQPHEKSSLLSHISGGDKPLLSQQCSTFSQSQSFISDPESAPFPPSFYHSMMASRFSQHSSGNGKEPVNITQLTKQIQSLKQRIKKFEEKFEQEKKYRPSHGDKISNSKVRKWMNELEKNCKQLKELKLKMMLEKQGSAMKGLSRSLYAEYPKGPQEKEMPQTMDTKPSSFRAGASCPQRRELSPKKGIQETKEVRKPSATYSRHRVSKSAFARRSVIPTIQEEDSEDNCAQGSQPSPLPDQLLHLNVGDCQGSSKESEPFKILQPEENKEIKPPTISMSVLHEATLPVLLDQFREAKAEKRRLQRVIKGFDDGVSKQAGINPPKERRRPLSAEYLEYKAIKARLKLLEALISKKDKDQAM, encoded by the coding sequence ATGACTACAACACCAACTTCTCCTAAATTGCAGCTCCAAGAGGAGATGATGGAAACTGTGTCAAGTTCCATCTTGGGCAACACTGAGTCTCTCGAAACTGGGTCTATCCTTAAGCctgaggctgaagagatactGAAAGGGGAAAGTCAGGAGACAGAGTATGTGTTATCCAGTCACATTGAATGTGAAAAAAGTGCAGAGATGCCAGCTCCTGAGGAGCCACACTGCTACATCTTTGGGAGCCAAGAAGCGAGAATAGATGAGAATGCTGCCCAGAGTGCTGCCACATGGCGCTGGGATGTTTTTGAGTCTCAGAAAAACTTAAATGAAGAAGCCCCATGGGGGTATGGAGTCAAGGACCCAGCCCCTGTAGCATCCTGGGGTGCCGTTGCAGAAAGGGCCGAAGGTGATGACGCTGCTTCAGCTGCCAAGGATAAACAGGAAGACGCCCACAGCCTGCTGACAGACCTCCAGCCTCACGAGAAAAGCAGTCTGCTGAGTCACATCTCGGGTGGTGACAAGCCACTGCTGTCACAGCAATGCTCCACCTTCAGCCAAAGCCAAAGTTTCATCTCAGACCCTGAATCAGCTCCCTTTCCGCCCAGTTTTTATCATTCTATGATGGCCTCACGTTTTTCACAGCACAGCAGTGGTAATGGCAAGGAGCCAGTGAACATCACCCAACTCACCAAGCAAATCCAGAGCCTCAAACAGAGAATTAAGAAATTTGAAGAAAAGTTTGAGCAAGAGAAGAAATACCGGCCATCACATGGTGACAAGATTTCTAATTCTAAAGTTAGGAAATGGATGAATGAGTTAGAGAAAAATTGTAAGCAGCTTAAAGAACTAAAGCTGAAGATGATGCTTGAAAAACAAGGGAGTGCCATGAAAGGCCTCTCCAGAAGCCTGTATGCGGAGTATCCCAAGGGGCCTCAAGAGAAAGAGATGCCTCAAACCATGGACACTAAGCCAAGCTCCTTCAGAGCAGGAGCTTCATGCCCGCAAAGAAGAGAGCTGTCCCCAAAGAAGGGCATTCAGGAAACTAAGGAAGTCAGGAAGCCATCGGCAACTTACAGTCGACACAGAGTGAGCAAGTCAGCCTTTGCAAGGCGGTCCGTCATTCCAACAATTCAGGAAGAGGATTCAGAAGACAATTGTGCCCAGGGAAGTCAGCCAAGTCCTTTGCCAGATCAGCTATTGCACCTCAATGTTGGTGATTGTCAAGGCTCCTCTAAGGAAAGTGAGCCTTTTAAGATCTTACAACCAGAGGAAAACAAGGAAATCAAACCACCTACCATCTCTATGTCTGTTTTACACGAAGCCACCCTGCCTGTCCTTCTTGACCAGTTCCGAGAAGCGAAGGCTGAGAAGAGGAGACTGCAGCGAGTCATAAAAGGATTTGACGATGGTGTTTCGAAACAAGCAGGAATAAATCCCCCAAAGGAACGTAGAAGACCACTCTCAGCTGAATACTTGGAATACAAGGCCATCAAAGCCAGGCTGAAATTATTAGAAGCCCTCATCAGCAAAAAAGATAAGGACCAAGCAATGTGA